The Streptomyces sp. RKND-216 genomic sequence CGTGCCCGGCCGGGAGTTCGCCCTGGACCTGACGTACACGTCCAGCAGCGGACTCGTCCGCATCGAGGTGTCGGACGCCCACCCCACCCGGCCTCCCGGCCACCCCGCCCCGGCCGGCCACGAAGCCGAGTCGGGCCGGGGCCTGCTCATCGTCGACGTCCTCGCCACACGCTGGGGCACCAACCCGCGCACCCCCGTCGGCAAGACGGTCTGGGCCGAACTGGAGACCGCGCCCTGACGGGGGCGGCGACTCCGCCGCTGGCGCGGTGGGAGAGTCAGACCTGTCGCAAGGACCGACTGGGCCGCGTGGCCCTGCGGTCAGCGGGCCTCTTCGTCTCGCTCTTCCTGGCGCTTCGCGCGGTTCTTCTCCTTGAGGCGGGCCGACTCCTTGCGGACCTCGGCCTGGGTGGCCCGCTCCTGGCCGAGCCAGTCGGGCTGTTCCTTCTTCAGCGCCTCGATCTGCTCGGTGGTGAGGGGTTCGGTGACGCCCCCACGGGCGAGCCCCGAGATGGAGACGCCCAGCTTCGCCGCGACGACCGGGCGGGGGTGCGGGCCGTTGCGGCGGAGTTCGACCAGCCACTCGGGGGGATCGGCCTGCAGCGCGTTCAGCTCGCTGCGCGAGACGACGCCCTCCTGGAACTCGGGGGGCGTGGCCTGGAGGTACACACCCAGCTTCTTCGCCGCGGTCGCGGGCTTCATGGTCTGGGTGTTCTGGCGCGACGTCATGGTGTCCAGGGTATCCAGACCGTGTCGGGCACCGGACCCCGACCGGTACCCTGGCGGCCGTGACCAGCTCTTCCCCGGCCTCCCCGTTCCGGGTCGCGTACGTGCCCGGCGTGACGCCGACCAAGTGGGTGCGGATCTGGAACGAGCGGCTGCCCGGCATTCCGCTGGCCCTCGTCCCGGTGAGCGCCGCCGAAGCACCGGATCTGCTGCGGGACGGCGGCGCCGACGCGGGCTTCGTACGGCTGCCGGTCGACCGTACGTACTTCAGCGCGATCCCCCTCTACACGGAGACGACGGTCGTCGTGGCCCCGAAGGATCACGTCGTCGCGGTGGTCGACGAGGTCGAGGCCTGGGAGCTCTCCGAGGACGTTGTGCTGCATCCCCTGGACGACACCCTCGACTGGGACGGCGGGGAGCGCCTGCCCGGCCGGCCGGCGATCGAGCGGCCCGCCACGACGGCGGACGCGATCGAGCTGGTGGCGGCGGGGGTGGGCCTGCTCGTCGTCCCGCAGTCGCTCGCCCG encodes the following:
- a CDS encoding ATP-binding protein, with product MLKATTMPDDEPHRAAEAVPTQQHCFSMRFTSSRRGAQLARKVAVRRLEQWGHPPTSDTSCSVALVVGELAANAVCHGLVPGREFALDLTYTSSSGLVRIEVSDAHPTRPPGHPAPAGHEAESGRGLLIVDVLATRWGTNPRTPVGKTVWAELETAP
- a CDS encoding DUF5997 family protein, producing MTSRQNTQTMKPATAAKKLGVYLQATPPEFQEGVVSRSELNALQADPPEWLVELRRNGPHPRPVVAAKLGVSISGLARGGVTEPLTTEQIEALKKEQPDWLGQERATQAEVRKESARLKEKNRAKRQEERDEEAR
- a CDS encoding LysR substrate-binding domain-containing protein, with the translated sequence MTSSSPASPFRVAYVPGVTPTKWVRIWNERLPGIPLALVPVSAAEAPDLLRDGGADAGFVRLPVDRTYFSAIPLYTETTVVVAPKDHVVAVVDEVEAWELSEDVVLHPLDDTLDWDGGERLPGRPAIERPATTADAIELVAAGVGLLVVPQSLARLHHRRDLTYRPVTDAPQSRVALAWPEAATTDRVEDFIGIVRGRTVNSTRGRTAPPAQPKRASARGAQDTSARGNRRRGTGGTRGGKRRGPRRRS